One Paenisporosarcina sp. FSL H8-0542 genomic region harbors:
- a CDS encoding DUF523 domain-containing protein produces MILVSSCLAGNPVRYNGTSCSDSTIQRLIDEKKAIPICPELLGGFVTPREPAEIVGGNGLDVLVGTAKVIERSGNDVTELYLIGAKKTLEIAKEMNVKYVVLKEYSPSCGSKEIYNGAFIGEKIDGMGVTTALLESNGIKVISELELANLKDEI; encoded by the coding sequence GTGATTTTAGTTAGTTCTTGCTTAGCTGGCAATCCAGTAAGATATAATGGTACTTCTTGTTCAGATAGTACGATACAAAGATTAATTGATGAAAAGAAAGCAATCCCTATTTGCCCTGAGCTTTTAGGTGGGTTCGTTACACCTAGAGAACCTGCTGAAATTGTAGGGGGAAATGGATTGGATGTTTTAGTAGGCACAGCAAAAGTTATTGAACGATCAGGAAATGATGTGACGGAATTATATCTAATCGGTGCTAAAAAGACTTTAGAGATAGCAAAAGAAATGAACGTTAAATATGTAGTGTTAAAAGAGTATAGTCCATCTTGTGGCAGTAAAGAAATTTATAATGGTGCGTTTATTGGAGAAAAAATAGATGGAATGGGCGTAACAACCGCCTTATTAGAAAGCAATGGCATCAAAGTTATATCTGAACTAGAATTAGCAAATTTAAAAGATGAAATTTAG
- a CDS encoding CopD family protein yields MILIYLSETLLYLCFSLITGSLILSLIPGSRKPEITIRKRWIQISILGIVIFSLFPVIRLVLFLYEDIGLWVTIQNVISTFEVGQAWSFTLFVSIAFYLYVSIFSIFTKKIHTVISLSFTFVLLLALGWASHSASLNEWSGFVAHCIHFLAVTIWVGILIVVSWFSVNSANWLTFLKWFTPVAISCLLVVAASGYFLMTLVIDLNNYADTWILPYGQSLLIKHLILIPIIFFAIINGIWMKRKIQKDSTINPRNWVKAESFTLLLIFSATAVLAQQEAPHDIDSVAASNGMARLFSTVYSESISLPIDASMDLNMLGILFFGLSICFLSFAWFATVKKFSPLIAFSMSILCMISMYLGLMNSVVF; encoded by the coding sequence ATGATTTTAATTTATTTATCTGAGACGCTATTATATTTGTGTTTTTCACTGATAACGGGTTCACTCATCTTGTCACTTATACCCGGTAGTAGAAAACCGGAAATAACCATTCGAAAACGATGGATTCAGATTTCTATTTTAGGAATTGTGATCTTTTCCCTCTTTCCGGTAATACGACTCGTACTCTTTCTTTACGAGGACATTGGGTTATGGGTAACCATACAAAATGTAATTTCTACATTTGAAGTCGGGCAAGCATGGTCATTTACGCTGTTTGTATCAATTGCATTTTATCTGTATGTTTCCATCTTCTCGATTTTCACTAAAAAAATTCACACGGTCATTTCATTGTCCTTCACCTTTGTTCTTCTCTTAGCGTTGGGATGGGCGAGTCATTCAGCCTCTCTGAACGAGTGGAGTGGATTTGTAGCGCATTGCATCCATTTCCTAGCGGTAACAATTTGGGTCGGCATATTGATAGTAGTCAGCTGGTTTTCGGTGAATTCTGCAAACTGGTTAACATTTTTAAAATGGTTTACGCCCGTAGCCATAAGCTGCTTATTGGTAGTAGCTGCGTCAGGGTACTTTCTGATGACTTTAGTTATTGATTTGAACAATTATGCAGATACTTGGATTCTCCCATATGGACAATCTTTGCTTATTAAGCACTTAATACTTATTCCCATAATCTTTTTTGCAATTATCAACGGAATTTGGATGAAGCGAAAAATTCAAAAGGACTCAACTATTAATCCACGTAATTGGGTTAAAGCGGAGAGTTTTACTCTACTATTAATTTTCTCGGCGACAGCTGTCCTTGCACAACAAGAAGCACCACATGACATTGACTCAGTAGCTGCCAGTAATGGAATGGCGAGATTATTTAGTACAGTTTACTCCGAATCTATTTCTTTACCCATCGATGCTTCCATGGATTTAAACATGTTAGGCATTCTCTTTTTTGGACTATCCATCTGTTTCTTATCCTTTGCTTGGTTTGCGACGGTGAAAAAGTTCTCGCCTCTTATAGCCTTTAGTATGAGCATTTTATGTATGATTTCCATGTATTTAGGGTTAATGAACAGTGTAGTTTTCTAA
- a CDS encoding MazG-like family protein: MNVTEFQQWVKDYYESRGWSELDIFIRIGFLAEETGEVARAIRALEIGRDRPDEIRGSYEENKQELTEELGDVLGNLIVIANKYNIPLEEVFQSHKKKLSDRYSND; encoded by the coding sequence ATGAATGTAACTGAATTTCAACAATGGGTAAAGGATTATTATGAAAGTAGGGGCTGGTCTGAGTTAGACATATTTATTCGTATTGGCTTTTTAGCAGAAGAAACGGGCGAGGTTGCACGAGCTATAAGAGCTCTTGAGATTGGTAGGGATAGGCCTGATGAAATAAGGGGCTCTTATGAGGAAAATAAACAGGAGTTAACTGAAGAGTTAGGAGATGTACTGGGTAATTTAATTGTGATTGCAAACAAGTACAATATCCCACTAGAAGAAGTGTTTCAGTCACATAAAAAGAAACTCTCAGATCGTTATTCTAATGATTAG
- a CDS encoding TIGR00730 family Rossman fold protein yields the protein MKKLAVFCGSSNGASDVYIEGAKKLGKELAKRNIALVYGGASVGIMGAVADSVLNEGGYVIGVMPSFLDNREIAHKNLSELIIVDSMHERKAKMAELADGFIALPGGPGTLEEFFEIFTWAQLGLHHKPCGLLNINHYYDPLIAVFNHMSEEQFLHEKYRNMALVDSEPKGILDKFNTYEPPTVKTYITEKQI from the coding sequence TTGAAAAAGTTAGCCGTATTTTGTGGATCGAGTAACGGAGCATCTGATGTCTATATAGAAGGTGCGAAAAAACTTGGTAAAGAACTAGCTAAACGAAATATTGCACTTGTTTATGGTGGAGCAAGTGTTGGAATTATGGGTGCTGTTGCAGATTCAGTTCTGAATGAAGGAGGATACGTAATTGGTGTTATGCCAAGTTTTCTAGATAATAGAGAGATAGCTCATAAAAACTTGTCAGAGCTGATCATCGTAGATTCAATGCATGAGAGAAAAGCGAAAATGGCAGAGCTTGCTGATGGATTTATAGCTTTGCCTGGTGGGCCAGGAACTTTAGAAGAGTTCTTTGAAATTTTTACTTGGGCTCAGTTAGGGCTCCATCATAAACCATGTGGTCTCTTAAATATAAATCATTATTATGATCCTCTTATTGCGGTATTTAATCATATGTCAGAGGAACAGTTTTTACATGAAAAGTACCGTAACATGGCATTAGTCGATAGTGAACCAAAAGGGATTCTTGATAAATTCAATACATATGAACCACCAACTGTAAAAACTTACATTACTGAAAAACAGATCTGA
- a CDS encoding IS110 family transposase: protein MQFKCNEKINQVTENTLVVGMDIAKRVHYACFVDERGRVIEKSFAVNQSKEGFESLYEKIRQTMKEAKKTDVIVGIEPTGHYWMNLAYFLGNYGIPLVMVNPMHVKRSKELDDNLQTKNDKKDALVIARLLKDGRFSYPRLLKEVEAELRIGSTLRSKLTEDLASIKNRIVRWLDRYFPEFTQVFPSFGKMALAALEMTPFPQDIEGKTAEELVFLYREVEGMRTPQLPKAKLLIEASTNSIGLKEGEKMARHEIATLLRQYRLLETEIASVNNQLAEMAQTTMEYELLSSVPGLGDATIVDLLSEVGSFSLYENPRQLIKLAGLTLRENSSGQHKGQKHISKRGRKKLRYILFKVIVPLIRHNAAFKQLHEYYTTRKQNPLRGKQSMVVLCGKLLKVLHGICKKKVHFNEQYMMKDLYCLSEAA from the coding sequence ATGCAGTTTAAATGCAATGAAAAAATTAATCAAGTGACTGAAAATACACTCGTTGTCGGTATGGATATTGCCAAGCGTGTTCATTATGCGTGCTTTGTCGATGAACGAGGGCGTGTGATTGAAAAATCCTTTGCAGTAAATCAATCAAAAGAAGGCTTTGAAAGTTTGTATGAAAAGATTCGTCAAACCATGAAGGAAGCTAAGAAAACAGACGTTATCGTTGGAATTGAGCCTACAGGCCACTATTGGATGAACTTGGCTTATTTCTTAGGTAACTATGGCATTCCACTCGTCATGGTAAATCCAATGCACGTCAAACGTTCGAAGGAACTGGACGATAATTTACAAACAAAGAACGACAAAAAAGATGCGTTGGTCATCGCACGCTTATTGAAGGATGGCCGTTTTAGTTATCCACGTTTGTTAAAAGAGGTAGAAGCTGAACTTCGTATCGGATCTACTCTCCGTTCAAAGTTAACGGAAGATTTAGCGAGTATTAAAAATCGAATCGTCCGTTGGCTTGATCGCTATTTTCCAGAGTTTACTCAAGTCTTTCCGTCTTTTGGAAAGATGGCGTTGGCGGCATTGGAAATGACTCCATTTCCACAGGATATTGAAGGGAAAACAGCTGAGGAGTTGGTTTTTCTATACCGTGAGGTAGAGGGTATGAGAACGCCACAGTTGCCGAAAGCAAAGCTTCTCATTGAAGCTTCGACTAACTCAATCGGCCTGAAAGAAGGAGAAAAGATGGCCCGACATGAAATCGCCACGCTCCTACGTCAGTATCGCTTATTAGAAACCGAAATTGCCTCTGTAAATAATCAATTAGCCGAAATGGCACAAACAACAATGGAATATGAGTTACTCAGTTCCGTTCCTGGTTTAGGAGATGCGACGATTGTTGATTTACTTTCTGAAGTAGGGAGCTTTTCACTTTATGAAAATCCACGCCAACTTATCAAACTAGCGGGATTAACACTACGTGAAAACTCGTCTGGTCAACATAAGGGACAAAAACATATCTCGAAAAGAGGGCGAAAGAAACTCAGATATATCCTCTTCAAAGTAATAGTTCCACTCATACGTCATAACGCGGCGTTTAAACAGCTTCATGAATACTACACAACACGCAAACAAAATCCCTTACGGGGTAAGCAATCAATGGTGGTCTTGTGCGGTAAATTACTGAAAGTATTACATGGCATATGTAAAAAGAAAGTCCATTTTAATGAGCAGTATATGATGAAGGATCTTTACTGCCTCTCAGAGGCAGCGTAA
- a CDS encoding HAD family hydrolase: MKKAIFLDRDGVINEVLTDRVKFVNKPHELYFLPGVPEAIKKLNPFFDFIFVVTNQGGVGLGFMKETELNKIHDHMISELKKEGAVIHDVAYCPHKPKSGCACRKPNSKLIIDLSKKYDIDLIQSYMVGDTDTDIIAGKKAGTKGVFLGKSDPLADAVFPDLISAVDWIIEDATSK, encoded by the coding sequence ATGAAGAAGGCTATATTTTTGGATCGTGACGGAGTTATTAATGAAGTGCTAACGGATAGAGTTAAATTTGTAAATAAGCCACATGAGCTATACTTCTTACCTGGTGTTCCAGAAGCCATTAAAAAATTGAATCCTTTCTTTGATTTCATATTTGTAGTAACTAATCAAGGCGGTGTTGGATTGGGATTCATGAAGGAAACTGAGCTCAATAAAATACATGACCATATGATTTCTGAATTAAAGAAGGAAGGGGCCGTTATTCATGACGTGGCTTATTGTCCTCATAAACCAAAATCGGGCTGTGCCTGTCGTAAGCCAAATAGCAAATTAATTATAGATCTCAGTAAAAAGTATGATATTGATTTAATTCAATCCTACATGGTGGGAGACACCGATACAGATATTATTGCAGGGAAAAAGGCAGGGACAAAGGGAGTATTCTTGGGTAAGAGTGATCCGCTAGCAGATGCTGTTTTCCCGGACTTAATAAGTGCTGTGGATTGGATTATAGAAGATGCCACTTCGAAGTAA
- a CDS encoding D-alanine--D-alanine ligase, translating to MRVGVIMGGVSSEKQVSLMTGEEMIAHLDKNKYEVVPIKLNDKKELVEKTRNLDIALLALHGKYGEDGTIQGTLETLGIPYTGSVMLSSGICMDKNISKKIIRYEGIQTPDWIHLSNMEELQLDELDKMGYPLVVKPNSGGSSVGVKIVYDKDSLLSSLADVFEWDSEIVIEKYIKGEEITCSIFDGKLLPIISIQHAAEFFDYNAKYDNAATIEEVVELPVAIHERVTEAAMACYRALKCSVYARIDMIVKDEIPYVMEVNTLPGMTKNSLLPKSAHAAGITYSKLLDMIIETSLQVRRSEGF from the coding sequence ATGAGAGTTGGCGTTATTATGGGAGGAGTGTCCTCCGAAAAACAAGTGTCCCTCATGACAGGGGAAGAAATGATTGCACATTTGGATAAGAATAAGTACGAAGTTGTGCCTATTAAACTAAATGACAAAAAAGAGCTTGTTGAAAAGACAAGAAATCTTGATATTGCCTTGTTAGCGCTTCACGGAAAATACGGGGAGGACGGCACGATTCAAGGTACACTGGAAACCCTTGGCATTCCATATACCGGAAGCGTCATGCTATCAAGCGGTATTTGTATGGATAAAAACATTTCGAAAAAAATTATTCGTTATGAAGGCATTCAAACACCGGATTGGATTCATCTTTCGAATATGGAAGAGCTTCAGTTGGATGAATTAGACAAAATGGGGTATCCGTTAGTGGTAAAACCAAATTCGGGTGGTTCCAGTGTAGGGGTAAAAATAGTATACGATAAGGATTCTTTATTATCCTCGCTTGCGGATGTATTCGAATGGGATTCTGAAATAGTTATTGAAAAGTATATAAAGGGCGAAGAAATTACGTGTTCTATTTTTGATGGAAAGCTTTTACCAATCATTTCGATTCAACATGCGGCTGAGTTTTTTGACTATAATGCGAAATACGATAATGCCGCTACGATTGAAGAGGTTGTAGAACTTCCAGTTGCAATACATGAACGTGTCACCGAGGCTGCAATGGCCTGCTATAGAGCATTAAAATGCAGTGTTTATGCTAGAATTGATATGATCGTAAAGGATGAAATCCCATATGTCATGGAGGTTAATACATTGCCGGGGATGACAAAAAATAGCTTACTGCCAAAAAGCGCTCATGCGGCGGGAATCACCTATAGCAAGCTATTGGATATGATTATTGAAACCTCCTTACAGGTTAGGAGAAGTGAAGGCTTTTAA
- a CDS encoding PLP-dependent aminotransferase family protein — MIARGGKEVFNDFKLVYDRPVYIQLKDHFKKMIMKGHLLEHQKLPSTRELSKLLSVSRTTVLTAYADLEQEGLIYAIKGKGNFVGKVETSKTPSIQLNWKEKLNEVSLLADELDLMKHGVRWKKGMISFNSIAPDEKLFDVENFKRAFLTRMSIEGDIVLNYGYAKGYKPLIDYLLHYMEMKGVDISNKDILITNGFTEGLDILLSALSKKSGRIICENPTHHAALNLFRLHGFDIHGIEMRDDGIDICQVEKSLSETEFDFAYLIPSYHNPTGIVTSSKKRTEIMKLFSKYQIPIVEDGFNEELRYSGSHLAPLLTFAGPGNNVIYISSFSKILFPGLRVGWILADKELIHCLESMKRARTMHTSTLDQAVFYQYLHDGYFEKYLKKAKSVYKKKYELALHACNQYILFKRMTGDGGLHLFIELEKGINTRTLLKKCYQKGVVFSPGDVFYTDGGGSNTFRLGFSRLKEEDIVHGIRIIGDTLKNENLELKK; from the coding sequence ATGATAGCAAGGGGGGGCAAGGAAGTGTTTAATGATTTTAAGCTTGTGTATGATCGTCCGGTTTATATTCAATTAAAGGATCATTTTAAAAAAATGATAATGAAAGGACATCTGCTGGAGCACCAGAAGCTTCCATCTACCCGGGAACTTAGTAAATTATTATCGGTCAGCAGGACTACCGTTCTCACTGCTTACGCGGATTTAGAACAAGAAGGTCTAATCTATGCAATAAAGGGAAAAGGAAATTTTGTAGGGAAAGTCGAAACATCTAAAACTCCTTCCATTCAACTAAACTGGAAAGAAAAGCTCAATGAAGTTTCCTTGCTAGCCGATGAATTAGACTTAATGAAGCACGGTGTTCGCTGGAAAAAAGGCATGATTTCATTCAATAGCATTGCCCCAGACGAAAAGCTTTTTGATGTTGAAAATTTTAAAAGAGCTTTTTTGACCCGGATGTCCATTGAAGGAGATATCGTTTTGAACTACGGATATGCAAAAGGTTATAAACCCCTAATTGATTACCTTCTTCACTATATGGAAATGAAAGGAGTAGATATTTCCAATAAGGATATTCTTATCACTAATGGATTCACCGAGGGTCTTGATATTTTATTGTCTGCCTTATCTAAAAAATCCGGGCGTATTATTTGCGAAAATCCTACCCATCATGCCGCATTAAACCTTTTTCGATTACATGGATTTGACATCCACGGGATAGAAATGAGGGATGATGGTATCGATATTTGTCAAGTTGAGAAAAGCTTATCCGAAACGGAGTTTGATTTTGCATATCTAATCCCGTCTTATCATAATCCTACCGGGATTGTCACCTCCTCTAAAAAAAGGACTGAAATCATGAAACTTTTTTCAAAATATCAAATTCCTATCGTGGAGGATGGATTTAATGAGGAATTACGTTATTCAGGTTCCCATTTAGCACCGTTATTGACTTTCGCGGGACCTGGAAACAATGTTATCTATATCAGCAGCTTTTCAAAAATTCTTTTTCCAGGCTTACGTGTTGGTTGGATTTTAGCAGATAAGGAATTAATCCACTGCTTGGAAAGTATGAAAAGGGCACGGACTATGCATACATCTACACTGGATCAGGCAGTGTTTTATCAATATTTGCATGATGGTTATTTCGAAAAATATTTAAAAAAGGCCAAGTCAGTTTATAAGAAAAAATATGAACTAGCCCTTCATGCTTGCAATCAATACATTCTTTTTAAAAGAATGACAGGGGATGGCGGACTTCATCTTTTTATAGAGTTAGAAAAAGGAATTAATACCCGTACACTTTTGAAAAAATGCTATCAAAAGGGAGTTGTTTTTTCTCCTGGGGATGTTTTTTACACGGATGGAGGGGGAAGTAATACGTTTCGATTAGGATTTTCCCGGTTAAAAGAAGAGGATATTGTCCATGGAATTAGGATAATTGGGGATACCTTGAAAAATGAAAATTTGGAGTTGAAAAAATGA